A single region of the Aptenodytes patagonicus chromosome 7, bAptPat1.pri.cur, whole genome shotgun sequence genome encodes:
- the LYSET gene encoding lysosomal enzyme trafficking factor: MMNFRQRMGWIGVGLYLLASAAAFYYVFEINETYNKLALEHIQQHPKEPQEGTTWMHSLKVRLLSLPFWLWTIIFLIPYLQMFLFLYSCTRADPKTVGYCIIPICLAVICNRHQTFVKASNQISRLQLIDT; this comes from the coding sequence ATGATGAACTTCCGCCAGAGGATGGGATGGATTGGCGTGGGGTTGTATTTGTTAGCAAGTGCTGCAGCTTTTTATTACGTCTTTGAAATCAATGAGACTTACAACAAACTAGCACTGGAGCACATTCAGCAACACCCCAAGGAACCACAAGAAGGAACCACATGGATGCACTCCTTAAAAGTACGACTGCTATCCTTGCCTTTTTGGCTGTGGactataatatttttaataccgTATTTACAGATGTTCTTGTTCCTCTATTCCTGTACAAGAGCTGACCCCAAAACTGTTGGGTATTGCATCATTCCTATCTGCTTGGCTGTTATTTGCAATCGTCATCAAACATTTGTGAAGGCCTCTAATCAGATCAGTAGATTACAACTGATTGACACTTAG
- the GON7 gene encoding EKC/KEOPS complex subunit GON7 — MELVAELRGRDGQTRSVRVPCPAEEGEGGQLRGLRRGLAELQERVVELLAPLVQEEREAAGGGGPRGDGEDDEEEEEEEEEDEGEDENNVDTKASADDPPPKRTKVQQP; from the exons ATGGAGCTGGTGGCGGAGCTGAGGGGCCGCGACGGGCAGACGCGCTCGGTGCGGGTGCCGTGCCCGGCGGAGGAGGGCGAGGGCGGCCAGCTGCGCGGGCTGCGGCGCGGCCTGGCCGAGCTGCAGGAGCGGGTGGTGGAGCTGCTGGCGCCCCTGgtgcaggaggagagagaggcggcgggcggcggcgggccgcgcg GTGATGGCGAggatgacgaggaggaggaggaggaggaggaggaggatgaaggcgAAGACGAAAACAACGTCGACACGAAAGCGAGCGCCGATGACCCGCCTCCAAAGCGGACGAAAGTCCAGCAGCCCTGA
- the UBR7 gene encoding putative E3 ubiquitin-protein ligase UBR7, with protein MEAAAAAEGAEPGSGCGGGAEEPVVSLAEVLAENEELEKEARAVLGGSDHERCSYSQGAVKRQALYACSTCTPPGGEPAGICLACSYECHGTHRLFELYTKRNFRCDCGNSKFKNLQCKLLPEKGKVNSGNKYNDNFYGLYCTCKRPYPDPEDEIPDEMIQCIVCEDWFHGRHLGAIPPESGDFHEMVCQACMNHCHFLWAYASQLAVPALTKVNSLEDEGIVLKVEESEEQKKEIKKESGVEHQETKEEKQMEQFNEPSTSSGSACPEVVTKSERPVCKLKELQSKQLLKKDTATFWPLNWRSKLCTCEDCLKMYSELEVQFLTDECDTVLAYENKGTSDQETERRDPLMDTLNSMNRVQQVELICEYNDLKTELTDYLRRFADEGTVVKREDIQHFFEEFQSRKRRRTNRMQYYCS; from the exons atggaggcggcggcggcggcggagggcgcCGAGCCGGGGAGCGGCTGCGGGGGCGGCGCGGAGGAGCCCGTGGTCTCCTTGGCGGAGGTGCTGGCGGAGAACGAGGAGCTCGAGAAGGAGGCGCGGGCCGTGCTGGGGGGCAGCGACCACGAGCGCTGCAGCTACTCCCAG GGCGCGGTGAAGAGGCAGGCGCTGTACGCCTGCAGCACCTGCACGCCGcccggcggggagccggcggggatctgcctggcctgcagctacGAGTGCCACGGCACCCACCGCCTCTTCGAGCTCTACACCAAGAG gaacTTCCGCTGTGACTGTGGAAATAGCAAGTTCAAAAATCTGCAGTGCAAGTTACTCCCA GAAAAGGGCAAGGTGAATTCAGGAAATAAGTATAATGACAATTTCTATGGATTATACTGTACTTGTAAAAGACCTTATCCTGATCCTGAAGATGAG ATTCCAGATGAGATGATCCAATGCATAGTTTGCGAAGACTGGTTCCATGGAAGG CATCTTGGTGCAATCCCCCCTGAAAGTGGAGACTTCCATGAAATGGTATGCCAAGCCTGCATGAATCACTGCCATTTCCTCTGGGCCTATGCGTCGCAGTTAGCAG TTCCTGCTTTGACCAAAGTGAACTCCCTTGAAGATGAAGGGATTGTCCTGAAGGTTGAGGAAagtgaagagcagaaaaaagaaataaaaaaagaaagtggagtGGAGCACCaagaaacaaaggaggaaaagcaaatggaACAGTTTAATGAACCATCCACTAGCTCTGGGTCTGCTTGTCCAGAG GTAGTTACTAAGAGTGAGAGGCCAGTCTGCAAGCTGAAAGAACTCCAAAGcaagcaacttttaaaaaaagatactgccACCTTTTGGCCATTGAACTGGAGAAGCAAATTATGCACCTGTGAAGACTGTTTG AAAATGTATTCGGAGCTTGAAGTCCAGTTCCTGACAGATGAATGTGACACTGTCTTGGCTTACGAAAATAAAGGTACCAGTGACCAAGAGACGGAGAGGAGAGATCCTTTAATGGACACCCTTAACAGCATGAACAGAGTCCAGCAAGTAGAACTCATCTGTG AATACAATGATTTAAAGACAGAACTGACTGACTATCTCAGGAGATTTGCAGATGAGGGAACG GTGGTTAAAAGAGAAGACATTCAGCACTTCTTTGAAGAATTTCAGTCACGGAAAAGACGACGGACTAACAGGATGCAGTACTACTGTAGTTAG